One Longimicrobium sp. genomic region harbors:
- a CDS encoding VOC family protein — MRAEEILEASVYASDLDAAERFYTSVLGLEVMQRVEGRHVFFRCGARVLLVFNPERTREGAVVPGHGSEGPGHVCFAMREQEIDAWRERLRAAGVPIETEHRWPSGGFSLYFRDPAGNSLELGTPRIWTIDEEDVFGVGKGG, encoded by the coding sequence ATGCGGGCAGAAGAGATCCTGGAGGCGAGCGTGTACGCGTCGGACCTGGACGCGGCGGAGCGCTTCTACACGAGCGTGTTGGGGCTGGAGGTGATGCAGCGGGTGGAGGGCCGGCACGTGTTCTTTCGCTGCGGCGCACGGGTGCTGCTGGTCTTCAACCCCGAACGCACGCGGGAAGGCGCGGTGGTTCCCGGCCACGGCAGCGAGGGCCCGGGACACGTATGCTTCGCCATGCGCGAGCAGGAGATCGATGCATGGCGCGAGCGCCTGCGGGCTGCCGGCGTGCCCATCGAGACGGAGCACAGGTGGCCAAGCGGCGGCTTCTCGCTGTACTTCCGCGATCCGGCGGGCAATAGCCTGGAACTCGGGACCCCCCGCATCTGGACGATCGACGAAGAGGACGTGTTCGGGGTGGGGAAGGGGGGATGA
- a CDS encoding HD-GYP domain-containing protein produces the protein MQTSEAAVSLSEVLSALSHALDLTEGQPQGHTLRTCAIGMRLGEEAGLDAEARSALYYALLLKDAGCSSNAQRFASLFGTADQRGKYQMKLTDWHHRGRLALRTAATAGAGRPLWARVKHFARIAQEDDLTRDLIQIRCDRGASIALQLGFPPQTAEAIRSLDEHWCGKGYPEGKRGHEIPLLARIANLAQCVEIFHARDGRRGALRVARQRRGTWFDPDLVDVLLGWGRDEAWWSELRQPHILERVVAEEPRDRRRGADEEMLNTVAGAFADIVDAKSPYTFRHSTNVAMYAVRMGEEMGLEDADLRRLHLGGLLHDIGKLGVSSRILEKPGRLDDEERREIERHPLHTWAILSRVGAFQGFARMSALHHEKLDGSGYPWGVGADELEPAARILAVADIYEALTADRPYRAGMTPDAALAILRKDAGPRLCPNAVDALSRLG, from the coding sequence GTGCAGACCAGCGAAGCAGCGGTAAGCCTGTCGGAGGTGCTTTCGGCGCTGTCGCACGCGCTGGACCTGACGGAGGGGCAGCCGCAGGGGCACACCCTGCGCACCTGCGCCATCGGCATGCGGCTGGGCGAAGAGGCGGGGTTGGATGCCGAGGCGCGCTCGGCACTGTACTATGCCCTGCTGCTGAAGGACGCGGGCTGCTCCAGCAACGCGCAGCGCTTCGCCTCGCTCTTCGGCACGGCCGACCAGCGCGGCAAGTACCAGATGAAGCTCACCGACTGGCACCACCGCGGGCGGCTGGCCCTGCGGACGGCGGCAACGGCGGGCGCGGGGCGGCCGCTCTGGGCGCGGGTGAAGCACTTCGCCCGGATCGCCCAGGAAGACGACCTCACCCGCGACCTCATCCAGATCCGCTGCGACCGCGGCGCGAGCATCGCGCTCCAACTCGGCTTTCCGCCGCAAACGGCCGAGGCCATCCGCTCCCTCGACGAGCACTGGTGCGGCAAGGGCTACCCGGAGGGAAAGCGCGGCCACGAGATCCCGCTCCTGGCGCGCATCGCCAACCTGGCGCAGTGCGTGGAGATCTTTCACGCCCGCGACGGCCGGCGCGGCGCGCTTCGTGTCGCCCGCCAGCGGCGCGGAACGTGGTTCGATCCAGACCTCGTCGACGTACTGCTGGGCTGGGGTCGAGACGAGGCGTGGTGGAGCGAGCTTCGCCAGCCGCACATCCTGGAGCGTGTCGTCGCGGAGGAGCCGCGCGACCGCAGGCGCGGAGCCGACGAGGAGATGCTCAACACGGTCGCCGGCGCCTTCGCCGACATTGTCGACGCCAAGTCGCCCTACACGTTCCGCCACTCCACGAACGTGGCGATGTACGCGGTGCGGATGGGGGAGGAGATGGGCCTGGAGGACGCGGACCTGCGCCGGCTGCACCTGGGCGGGCTGCTTCACGACATCGGCAAGCTGGGCGTCAGCAGCCGCATCCTGGAAAAACCCGGTCGCCTGGATGACGAAGAGCGCAGGGAAATCGAGCGCCACCCGCTGCACACGTGGGCGATCCTGTCGCGTGTGGGCGCCTTCCAGGGATTCGCGCGGATGTCGGCGCTCCACCACGAAAAGCTGGATGGCAGCGGCTATCCCTGGGGCGTCGGTGCCGACGAGCTCGAGCCCGCGGCGCGCATCCTGGCCGTGGCCGACATCTACGAAGCGCTCACGGCCGACCGCCCGTACCGCGCGGGGATGACACCGGACGCCGCGCTCGCCATCCTGCGAAAGGATGCGGGGCCACGCCTGTGCCCCAACGCGGTGGACGCCCTGTCGCGCCTGGGCTGA